The window aatCCACCTCTacactgggcattttcactggctatttccCATACCTGAAatacactccttcctcatctctacctcctggattCCTGCAGATTCCAGCTAAAGTACCACCTCCTCCAAGAAACAAGAAGCCTTTCCGGATCCCCGTCATACTAGAGCCTTACCTCTGTTGACTCCTTCATAtttgttttatgtatattttatttgcatgtagttttcatgttgtcttccccattggacCATGTGCTCCTTGAGAACacggactgtcttttgcctttctttgtatccctagtgcttagcacagtgcttggcaatatgtatgtgtgttcagtcattcagtcatgtctgactctttaggaccctatggaccatagcacactattactgtccatggggttttcttggtagagatactggagtggtttgccatttcctcctccaggtcTGGCatcatagtaggtatttaataaatatctattgactgATTCTACTACCTTCTCCTACCGTACTTCGCCAAAGGAGGAGGCTGATATCTTCCTCACATAATTCCCATGAAGCCCGCCTGGAGATAGCCTTCCAATCCTCAAGCCTGTATGACCGTCACAATCTACCTCCTCCATTCTTGTGCCTGAGGCACTGGATTCCCCTGGAGAAAGATTCCTGCTATAAATCTATTATAAATCCATGTTATCTGCTCTCAACTAGGTCCATGATCCTATGCCACAGTCCTTTTGTTCTTCTCTGAATTACTTTCTATTATACTCTCCTGAGTTAcatgtgttcctttttttttctgaataagatttccctctacaacatattttacagacaagtggtcatccattcTTTACTCAGAAACCTCTAGTGACCTTAGTCAATCTATTCCATTTTGGggtagttctaattgttaggaggttCTTCCTTAAATTTGACCCaacatttgcctctttgcaacttctaccatTGCAGCAGATTTTGCCCTTCAGAGCATGTACAGGCCATGTACTAGccctataaattcttttttttttttaaataaagtattttatttttttcccgttacatgtaaagatagttctcaacttttgtttatacaagctttccaatttcagattttggCCCTATAAATTCTTGAAGGTAAATATCATGTTCCTgctaaatcttctcttttccaggctgatTCCTCACAAGGAATGATCTGGTATTCTCATCTTCAGTATTCTCTCTGGATGTtcttcagtttatcaatgtccttcctaaaatgtggcacccagaactgaagtTCTCTGGTTGTGGACCCTGAATAGGgtggagttttttttgttttttggtggggtaatgagggttaagtgacttgcccagggtcacacagctagtaagtgtcaagtgtctgaagtcatatttgaactcaggtcctcctgaatccagggctggtgctttacccactgcgccatctagctgccccaacccctttatacttttaaaaacagtgccccccccccaaaaagagcttttgtttgtgtGGGTTATAGCTATATTTACTTCATTCCAAGTTAATACATCTTAGTTATCATTTGAAAAGTTTTGATCTTGTAGGTACCCTTAAAACAGGCATGTTAAAGCATTAGGACCtgtgaggagggaagaggagttTGATAACCACATTTGGGCTCTACTTCCCAGAGCTGAGCCACAGGGACAAAATATGCCATGGCTGAGGGCAGACAATAATCTGTGACATGGGCCAAGGAGGCTACATGCTTTCAGGCAAAATGCAGCCACTTGGTTTTCTAGGCAGGTTATGGATCTTGCATTAGAAGAAAAAGCGTGGAAGCAAGGAAATGGGTTTTCTCCACTGTTGTCTATGGACCATTAAACCAGATCTTTCTCAGACCACTTCTCGACAGTCCCAGCCTGGGTTGGAGGGAATACAGAAACCctgttaggtggcgcagtggataaagcaccagccctggattcaggaggacctgagttcaaattcaacctcagacacttgacacttactagctgtgtgaccctgggcaagtcacttaaccctcattgccccacaccaaaaaaaaaaaaaaatagtcaataagAAACCATGTGGCATAATGGAGAGAGCTGGCCTGGACTAAGGTAGACAGGAGTTGAAACCCAGCCTTTAATCCCTCCAGGCCTATTAAATCTGGACAAGTTATCTGAATGTGAATTTGAGAACAGGAACagccttgcttttctatttgcatcTCTAGTGCTTAACATTTAATAACTAAAAAAATTGCTCTTTTCATAtatttacttaacctctcaattcGCAGTGAAAGCAGATTTTGATTTAAGGCAACagatatttcaaaacaaaacaatacaaaccTCTCTTCAAAGCATATTCCActccgccccaccccaccccacccagctCATTAACTCACCAATGGTGAATAGAAAAGGATGTGTCCCTGTTCTTTGCTAGTACAGCACTAATGTTGATTATTGTGTCTGACCAGTTCTATTGCTTCTGGCTAGCTTTATTTACAGTGTATCCATTGTGTAGGATTCCTTTGTCACTGCTTTGCTCCctctgtatcacttcatacaTTTATTTTCCCATGTTCCTCTGAGTTCTCCACAATCATCACGCCTACATTCCTGGACATTCTTAGGTCATAATTTGGCCAATTTGTTCCCCAACTAGTGGGCTCTTATGTTGCATACCACttttagttttgatttcttcttttggctTTAGAAGCAAAAGCTAACTTCAAACTTTTGCTTTTTATCAGAGTTCAGACACAACATAATTGGTTCATCTGGGCTCCTGAGACCGCAGGTGCTGAGTTACCTGCACAGCTCACTGTGGTTCATTTTACCAAAAGTAGCCAGTGCTAGCAGAATCACATCATGTGGGGCTACTAGTCTCTGTGTAACTTGGGTTACGAATTCACTCGAGTTGAATTTATAGACtcaaagaatgttagaactggaagaagccACAAGGGTAACCTAGTCCAACCTCCACCTGCCTCCCAGTtgtatgagcaaactgaggcttcaagaagggcattttgcattagttcacatGAATCCACCAGTGCAAGGTTAGAGAGAATGCCATGTCTAAGGAAGGCCTTGTTATTCAGTTcctttggcggggcaatgagggttaagtgacttgcccagggtcacacagctagttagtgtcaagtgtctgaggtcggatttgaactcaggtcctcctgaatccagggccagtgctctatccactgcgccacccagctgccccctcctttggcTTTTTAAGCACATAACAGATGGTGTCCCTAAATCTAGACTCAGAACACTAGCAGGGAGGCCAGGTGCCCAGGTATGACATTTAGGTGGGTCCCTTCCAAGGTGTGACCACAAGTGAGTGCccttaacctctctagacctctGGTTCTCTATTCATAAAGTAAAGATAACACTAGCTGGATTCTTCCTACTGTCCAGTGAGTCTTGGAATAAAGGATAGTGACCCTGGCATGGAGGCTTAAATAGCTCTATACTTATACAGTATGATGGTGATCAACAAATGGAGATTCCCACCTCCCCCACACCCCAGTCCTAACCCAATCCATCTAGAGGGGAACCTGACTCCTGATGCCCTGTTCTTGTTCTGCCCTTCCAGGTGGTGGGTTTGCTGACTTGGGCCCTGATCGCAGACACTCCTTATCACTACTACTCAATCTATGGTTGGGTGATGTTTGTAGCAGTCTTCCTCTGGCTGATGAcaatcatcttcttcatcatctacCTGTGGCAACTAAACACGAAATTCTACATGATACCCTGGCCTTTGGTGGTGAGTGCTGGAAGTGGCCTGTGAAATTCCCGAAGGGCAGGCAGTTCTGGAATTAGCTGTTATATTTAGGCTTTTCTGTCTTTTGGGTTATTGTCAAGAGGCTTGAAAGACACCAACCAAAACAAGGTTGGAGCCTTGAATTCATGAAACAAACTTGTGTAGAGAGCATCAGGTTAATGCTTGAGGTGGCAGACATTTTACCTAAGACAATGTCTCTCCCTTTGTGGAAGTCTGATAGGGGATTGGCTAAAAGGATCATAGGTTCTTAGGCCATAATATGGTATAGTTTATAAGATTATaggacaggggaaaaaaagattataggtCTACAGGGACTaaaaattcatctagtccaatcttctcactTAACAGATGAAGAGGCctggagatgttaagtgacttgtccaaggccacacaggtacagtaagcatcagaggtgaaaCTGGAACACAGGTTCTCTTGGTTTAGAGGATCCAGCTCTGGATAACAGTGGTAGCTTTGATAGTGGTCTACAAGAGTAGTTTTGTGGCTGGTgggtggagtcaggaagtccagaattcaaatctggcctccgccttttttctagctgtgtgccccccacaagtcactttaacctgtttgcctgtttcctcaactgtaaaatgtcagTAATTAGcacttaccttacagggttgtcaCGAagatcaaatatttataaaagcacttaggcacagtacctaacacatagtaggagctatataCTTATTCTGCTTCCCTACATAGTAGGTTCCatgaaaatgtttattcccttcccttttctttttaagtatttccCAAAAAGAGAGTCAAGACAAAAAGAATCAGcatttcaaaatgtttaaaagaattgCCACTGGTTTGAGGAGGCTGCCAAAGGTTTGAATTACCTCCCAAACAGAGAACTTAAAATGAGGTGGCCCCTCAATATTTTGCAATTAAAAGGCATTTTTAAATTGCAAGGGGGTAGGTGGATTTTGCCTTCAGGTCCTTCTAAGTCAAACTGATGTCACTGCTGGCCCTTTGGTGATGAAGATCATATTAGTAAAGGCTTAAATGTGAGTCAAAATACAGTTTTGGCATCTGTGGGGCTTTGGCATCCAGATTTCAGCTGTAGTGGAGAAATGATGAGCCTGTTGTGGAGGCACGGAGTGGAAGAGAAGGGCTGGTACTATTCCTGATGATAGATAACTGACATTATCCTCATCAATTCACACCCCTCTACCCAAGGGACCATAAGGATAACATCAAAGACAGAGCTTTCCATTTGAGGAGGTTCCTCCCGGGAGGGTTCACCCATGATTCTGTGACACAGATCCTAATTCAGCTCTGCAAAATATATGATCTCATTATTGTGCTTCCCCCACGGCTTCCTCAGTTGTATTTGTGATCTAAAGAATCCCTGCAGCTGGGATTGGGAGCTTTCAAAGGGTAAGAGGCACATGATCTTAAGATAAGCAAAGCTTGGAATAGGCAGCATTGTTCTGAAttcaatgactttttaaaattaggaaatgtGAGTCATCCCCAGAAACAGAACTGCTTTGTTAGATCTTTACATCACTGATTAGAAGCCTGTCTTCCTTCTACTGCTGGGGCAGGACTGGGAGGGAAAATCCTAGAGCTACGAAAAGAGGTCTTAGAACTGTGTCATAGCATCCCAGAGTCCATCCCCCTGTCCAGGAAAGGCTGCAACTGAtttcaaacaaataaaccaaccaaccaactgaGGAGGAAAGTTTCTACTGCCCCATTTAATTACCTATTTTAGTGTTCATTGATCCTTAAAGCCAGGAAGGAAGTTCTTGATTTGTATTAGTAACTTAGAATGTCTTTAGTACCTGGCAGTCTTTTAGTTATGGGCTTCAGGTATTCTTCAAACTCATCTTCTAAGCCAGAGATTGCCAACTTTTTCAATCCCTGCACCTCTTAGCTTTCAGTAAACCTTCCTATACCCCCATATTCAGTATGAAAGGGCATAAGAAATGTTATCATGGATAGGCACAATGAGGAGCAacagattaatttttaatattctctaTACCTCTTGACAAATTTCTCAAACCCCTCTGGatgcattcccccccccccccccccccccccccccgctccccaccttcccctccccaagtagTATTACCTCCCATTTTTTAGCTGGGGACAGTAAAGTACAGAAGTAGTGCTTAGTTTAGTTTGGGAGGAGGCATGTCACTTTCAATGGTGGGACAAGATTTTGTAGCCCCTGATTCTCTGGGTTGTTGGTTGGCTAATGCATAGCAATGCTTGAATACAGATGCTTATCTAGCTGACTGGGATAATGGGGACAGATGGGTAGAGGCCTCATTCTTGAATGGACTAGTCATCATTTGTTAAATTACAAATGatgtaaaaggtttttttttccctttatttccacCACTGTCACCTCCTCTTTAGGTGCATGTGCCTCCCCAGTTGTCTTCATTCCTCTGCCTCCCAAGATCAGAGTCCACTGTCTCTGATCCTTATTGTCTCAGAATTGTATAGGGTTCCACATTGGTCTGCTATCAGCCTGTGGCCTGTTAACATGCCAGATGGGAGGCTCCATTTTCTTTGTGGTACTGTGGCTTCTACACAGAGGACCTGCCACAGACTCTTGGAAACTTCCTGAAAACAGAGCACCCCTGGGAGACAGCTACCTAATGAGGCTCACTCTGTAGCCAGAGGAAAGTGAGGGCATATGTTTGCTTCCTACATTTGATTGACTGGGCTTTTTACCTACCAGttggaaaaatacaaataattgctGATATTCAGAAACAATTTATCAGGGAGAATGCTGGGTGTTTTTTTAAGTCAATCCAGTCTCCCAGAAGTATGATATGGGTTAATAGCGATATAGTGCTTTAGTTTACCAAGCACTTTGACATACCTCATCTCATTTTTAAGGCTAGCCCAGGAAGCTGCTAGAACAAGTTTtgtaatttccatttcacagatgagaaaactcaagaCTTTATAGATACTGTAACTTGTCCCAGTTGCTCTTAGCTTGCTGTGTAACAGAATCATTTTGTGATGACAGGACATATTTGTTCTCTACGTGTGGTCTCCATATCCAAACATACCATCATGCTAGATTTGTCCATTAAAACTGTCAGTTGAGTGGCTTAAGAGTGACAAGGGATTATATTCTtggttttggaggggagggaggaagagggaatcCTACCCCCACTGGCTCTGGGCTAAGTGCTATAAAAAGTTTTTGTGGAAAAAAACCTGTACGGCTTCAGACAATATATGCTCAAGTAATGCATTTCTAgaattgtgaaaatcaaatcgCAGGAATAATAAAAACAGTTAGGatgtaacattttaaggtttgccaagcattGTACACACTCCTGATTTGATCTTCAGAACTCTTTCTGTTGGAGGGAGGTGCTACAGGGATTTAGCCTCAATGAAATAAATTGTAATCTGCCTTTGTTGTGTAGCTAAGCTAGTATCAGAGTTGGGATGTGATGTTGTCTTTTGGGAAGAGAATAAACCTTTTAGCTTGCTGGAAACTGGAGCCCTCttgttttaagttttcttttctaattttttttttttgtggggcaatgaggggttaagtgacttgcccagggtcacacagctagtgtgtgtcaagtgtctgaagctggatttgaactcaggtcctcctgaatccagggcgggtgctttatccacttttttCTATCAATTTTTTCCCTAGCTAATGATATTTAATATAAGTGCCACGATTCTCTACATTACTGGATTCATCACCTGTGCGGTTGCAGTTGAACAAACATCAATAACTGGTTCCTATATATATGACAAAAGGGCTGCTGCTTCTGTAAGTGCCTGCTTCTCCTTTGGTCTTGTCCTCTACAATTAcggagggtggaaggaagggggaggagaaaactGGACATGATTATGTATCCAGGACTCAAACCACAAATTTGGTAAAGGGGAAGGTACAACGGCAGGATTGTTTTCCATTCCAAGTCAGATccattttattttgtagttattgaCTCCTTTTTTCTTAACAATGCAAAGGGAACTGAGCTATGCTTTCTCAGttatatttaataagtatttataactATTAATAAAGATGCTTACAGTGAAACCTCAATTAACGAGAATGGTAAGGAATGGGTAGCTCCAAATAAATCAGTCTTCATGTTTTGCTGAAAATGTTTCTAGAACCTACCTTCCTGGTACTAGAAACTGGGAAGAATAGGAACCAGACTAGGAACAGTAATCTTCCCTTCACAGATGAAAAAGGTTGGGTTAAATCTGGATTGATCCCAAGACATCTCCCTGgaagtttcttcctttcttttgactCAATATAGTTcatagggaccttagagatcgcTCGtttaattcccttattttacagaaaaggaaaggatgcCCAGGAGAAGTAATGGCTACCTAATATTACAAAGAAAGTGGCACAAACAGGAGAGCATCCAGGTCTTCCAGTTCTTGCCACTGCACCGGTTTCCTGACTGCAGTTTATCTGGGTGTCATTTGATAGTCTAAAATTCTGGTTAACTGCCTGCTCCGATTCACCAAAGCTGTACTGTAATTGCTAGTCAAATCAAGCAGGTTGTTGTCTCATTCTCCCTATGACATCCACAAAGTGGATTCTTCAGTCTCCAGTCCATTCACATAGTCTGTTTCTCTTCTCAGTTCTTTGCATGTGTAGTGATGATCGCCTATGGGGTGAGTGCTTTCTTCAGCTTCCGAGCCTGGAAGGGAATGGGCAGCAATGCAGCTACTAGTCAGATGGCTGGTGGCTATTCCTAAATCCAGCAATGCCCATGGACCACCTTGGTACTGAAGTCTACGTGCCATCGTGTAGGAGCCTGGATACCACTGGTCATCACAAGGAGGCTATAACCAGCAGAAAACCGGCCCAGCTGTGACCAAATTTGCTATCCTCTGCTGATGGAATTTGTGCTCTCACTCCACTCCTAATGGAACACAATCCACCACGCTGGATTGGCATAAACTGGCATTTGTGAGCAGGGGCAGGGAAAGGGTCAAGGATGTTAAATGACCTCACCAACCTTCAGGAAGGCCACCTCTCAGGGAGTGGGGTTGTGGCCACCCCTGCTTTGAACTCGTAAGGCTTCAGTTTCCAGGGCCAGGAATTCAACCCCTTTTGCCAGCATTAAATCTGCTAACATATAACACCTCAAACCTTGTGACCCTATCATGTATATAGTGTAAAGGTAACCATGGTAATGGGTAGTAGCCTCACTGTTTTATGAAAAGACTTCAGCTACTCAAGGTAGCTATTGGAATTTCTCAAATTTGTACCCAAAAGCTGGTCTCACCTCAAACAAAAAGCCCAAGTTATATGGAGAGTATCTAGCAATGCAAACTATTCTATTTCAATGGGAAAAGGAACAGATTGTTCACTTTCTTCCATGGCTAGTTATGGGACCAAGGCAAGGAAAGGCCTatgagatattaaaaaataaacctcaTTAATAGGCTACTAAAATAAGACCGTGCTTAGGTACTAGGTTAAGATCTCACTAATATATAGGGGGCATCTCCATGAGCATTTGCACATTTTAGAAGCTTGTATTTAATGGAAACCCTAGTTTTTACCTGCTTCTCAAAGATACTTGCtgtccagttctttctctatactttAAAACATCATTTTCACCTACATATCCTCTTGGAAAAAGCTAAGTACCAAGGCTGATTTCCTTCCTGATACCACTGACTGAGCCCAAAGGCTATGGATTTGGTGGTTGGTGGCTCACAAACTTGCCTGATTATTGGATAATAATGAATTTGTTCtttgtacataaataaataaagaccatGGAAACATTTGTTTGGAAGAGATGTGGTTGGAAATTTTTGTAAATGGCTCCATGATGCTGTTCCCTTTGCTTTTTGGGGCTGGGTGATCCTTCTGGCCTATCTTCACTATCCCTTTCGCTTGCAAGTGCTGTGGAAAAAGTGTGAATACTAACACTTGGTGTGATTCCTAGTGTGACTCCTTTTTCAGGATAACCCAGTAGTCCTCCTTGCACTTATGTACTTGAAGCCTACCCCAGTATTATCTTCttcaaggattcttttttttccttttttttttttttttttgcgctgggtaatgagggttaagtgacttgcccagggtcacacagctagtgtcaagtgtctgaggccacatttgaactcaggtcctcctgaatccagggccagtgctttatccattactccacctagctgcccccttcttcaaGGATTCTAAGACCCTACTGCTAATGAAGGCCACTGTTTGGATGTTTTCCCTTTAGTCTATGAGGTCAGGATAAAGGAAGATTGCTCATGCCACTGATCTGCTTAAAAAGGTCCTATAGAAACCCATGCGAGAGTGTGGTACTAATAATTATGAAGTACCTGTGTCTTGGTCGAGCTCCACTGGTGAAAATAACACTGAGACCAGAGGGACAAAGAATTAAGAAGGCCCAAACCTTAGCCCAAAGCTTTGTTGGATCAATCAATCTAACCCTCCAAGCCAAAAGAGTGATGTCTCTCTAGTAGTACAGATTAATATGACTTACAGTTTGCTGAATTGTAAACAAATCCAGTCTAAACCTCATTCTTAGGGACAATCTCATGCTAAACAAAACTATACAGCTACATGGGTTAGAAAGGACAAAATAAAAGGAAGCCTAAGTCTTGTAAGTAAATATCACATGTTCTGGGAGAGGCTCCAGGGGTCACATCATTCTCTTGAATAATTTACAATTCCTTCACACTTCTTATAGATTTGGTACCCAAGGGCACTTACTAATTGTAAATTACCTACAGAATGACATCACCTTCAAGTTTGAAGTTGGTTATTTACCAATTGACCTATTTACCTTCAAAAGGCCATTAATAGAAGGCACATATTGGGAGTAATTAATGACCCTTACTCAGAACACTTGTCATTGGTACACACATCCCAAGTTTTGAAGTATAGGCAGGGCTAAAATTTGACAGTACTTTCTATAAGTTCTTTAAACAAAATTTCACCTGTTTTCACTTGTCCTCCCTCTCAGATgttaaaaatatgattatacacaaatatatgtggtCTGAATAACATACATGAATAAGTTGAGGATAGATTGTTTCATTACTAACAggaagtgatattttaaaaaaggtCTTGCTGAAATATTCACCAAGTAGCACGTAAGCTTTTCAGGGCTGAAAAAACCTTCAATCAATATTAAAGTGATTTAACATTCCTGAATCTCTGTGCTCACAGCTTTATAAGTCTGCCTGTGGCAGGACACCACGAGGCTTAAACATGGTCATCACTCAAGCTGTCCAGTCACTGTTTAGTCAACATCCTCCATCCTGCCTAAAACCTTAAGTTCATTGATTGAAGAGGTCATTTGCTTGGGGCTTCTCTTTTCTTACAAAAGGGGGACCACCTCAATAATGGTGCATGCACTTGCTGGAGTGCCTCTCCTGCTCATCCTCTCCCCTACAGTCTCTAAAGGAGCATGGGCACTACTCTTCCCTAAAAcgtaacaacaaaaaagaacagttAGTCTTTTTCATTATTGTTTCTTGGGGGCAgaggaaatttatttttgtctttgtatccccagtgcctatcaTAGCACCAGGCACATCggaacttaacaaatatttcttggcTGATTCACATCCAAGTCTGCATCAGGTTTGTCCAGCTACAATTTCTAAACCTGATAAAACAGTAAGTACTTTTCAAAGACTCAGGCATTAGATCCTCCCACTGGTAACAAGGTTCAGGAGAAAAATGCTTGTTGGACAAACTAATAACTTTCAAAATTGGATTATTCAGCTTACCTCTAAAACCCAAAAAGCAGTCACCTGAGGACAGTTAAAGAAAGAATGATCTTTAATATCTGAGTGTCTGATGATGTTCTGGATAAGTATGTCAGATTACActtctagtaaaaaaaaacaaacccaaagaccccaaaccAACCCATGTTCCTCAATACatgacatatgtatatgcatttgcacctgtattttaaaaagaagcaatcTTCAGTCCGTGCCTTAAAACTGGAACAGTTAAATTAAAATTCAATAGTTTTCAATTGAAAGTCAGCCAGCCACctgtcttttcttccctccaaagTGTTTTGACACATACATTTATCAGTACCTTAACAGTTATTAGAGAAACTAAACATCTTCGTAATCTGAAAAAAGCAGAGATGATAATTCAAGCCTTTGCCCATTTCCTCCTCTTATTCACTCGTGTGGGTCAGTGGAACACCATCTTGGGAGGAAAGGTTTTAAGAGGAGAGAATATTAACAAGGTTGGGAGTTACAcactttttgaaggaaaaaatgatCTCTGACACAGAGCCCTTTAACAGATTTACACTAACCATGGGAGCATTATGAAAAAAGCACATGTTTCAGTCCCTGTTTTTTCAATATAAATCAGATGTCTGTATATAACCTGTAGGGTCTTTGacaaaatggaattaataatgTAAGATAACTTATCACCCAAGAATACTTTAAACCTAAAAAGCTTTATAACATAATACTTAGCCTTCTTCCTAACTGGACATTCATGAAGTGTCCAAACCAAATTTATCAGATCTTAGAATTTGCTACTACAATGTACACTGTTAGTAGATTCTCAAAGGGTGCTTTGGCTAGACATAATAAGACTGCTGCTATAAGGACCAGCACAAGGTCATGCTGAGGTCACAAGATTTTTACAAACCTGAGACTATGAGTTGGTTTATATATTTTAGTTCGGAGGACTCCCAGCCAAACTGGTGTTCCTCCCAATGTTCCTACCACagtgaaaagaaagttaaaacaTCAACTTCATAAATCCCTAAGAAAATGAGCTGGGCTTGAATAACTGTCCCTAGATGAACACAAAAAGATATAACAAAATATAGGAGTAGGATTCCTTGGGTTGACATATGTACCAGCCAAAGACAGCCTTGTGCCACAAAGAGGTGTGAGGAAAATCTGTCCATGTTTAGGATGGAGAACTTAAGTCGTAATATTTTTTGATTTAAAGGAAACATGCTGATAACACTCATCCTGGGTTCCTCTCCCACAATATACTGAAAGGGAGCAATAGCTGAAATGGGCAATATAATTTCATCCTGAAGTGTATATACGAATGtgtacacacgtacacacacatgcacacgtgtCCTCTTTCCCGGTCAGAAGCAACCCGGGGCTGAGGCCACTTTGGCTGGTGCACCAGGGCTAACGGGGATATTTCATGAGAAGCCTATAATATTCCAGCAGGGTTCTTTATGATCACTGTACACTTAACATTAATTAAAAGCACCAAAACAAGGTCAGTCTTTTCCAGCTGTATTCCCCAATCACTGAGCATGTTGGTCATTGATCACGTTGTGGTCACTCACCATCTTTCAAGTTTGGAATGTCCAAGATGATAAACTCTCATCCAGAGAATTTGAACTAATGTCGTAAATTGTTCTGGGAAGCAGGTATGGAAGATGACTTGCATAATGATGTCACCACTAAACCACTGCTTAAGTCCAGACTTCggccttctttttcctttggagaaAAGAAACAACCTCT is drawn from Dromiciops gliroides isolate mDroGli1 chromosome 2, mDroGli1.pri, whole genome shotgun sequence and contains these coding sequences:
- the LOC122740764 gene encoding plasmolipin, with the protein product MADFPSKVSTQTSTPVQGGARSSLPGLGALRPDLGFLRSVVGALMVLEIVVGLLTWALIADTPYHYYSIYGWVMFVAVFLWLMTIIFFIIYLWQLNTKFYMIPWPLVLMIFNISATILYITGFITCAVAVEQTSITGSYIYDKRAAASFFACVVMIAYGVSAFFSFRAWKGMGSNAATSQMAGGYS